A single region of the Nicotiana sylvestris chromosome 6, ASM39365v2, whole genome shotgun sequence genome encodes:
- the LOC138870753 gene encoding uncharacterized mitochondrial protein AtMg00810-like — MGFERSGVWIWDEEVEEKQWCKNGGDWLSAAAVSDFRHAADGGSRWLLVGVSVGANDQNDHNKEEVSCRRAHDITFHETLEEVQVILVVYIDDINLVGTPKELQKAIEYLKKEFEMKDLGKAKLCLGLQIQYLAGRIFIHQSAYTERVLKRFYMDKAHPLSTPMIVRSLEANKDPFRHPKEDEELFGPEAPYFSAIVAHMYHANATRPDITFSVNLLARYISSPTRRHWNEIKHILQYLKRTLNMGLFYANKGSVDLVSNANTSYLSDPHKARSQIGYVFTCGDNFPKEDYSFNTVEFYLQAADAERLQVTQ; from the exons ATGGGATTTGAGAGGAGTGGAGTGTGGATTTGGGATGAGGAGGTGGAGGAGAAGCAGTGGTGTAAAAATGGGGGTGATTGGCTGTCGGCCGCCGCCGTGAGTGATTTCCGGCATGCAGCGGATGGTGGTTCACGGTGGCTTTTGGTTGGGGTCTCTGTGG gagcaaatgatcaaaatgatcataacaAGGAGGAAGTAAGTtgtagaagagcccacgacataacatttcatgaaactctaGAAGAAGTTCAG gttatacttgttgtttatattgatgacataaatcttgttggaactccaaaAGAGCTCCAAAaagcaattgaatatcttaagaaagaatttgagatgaaagatcttggaaaggcaaaactttgtcttggtttGCAAATTCAATATTTAGCAGGCAGAATCTTtattcatcaatctgcctatacagaaagggtcttaaaacgtttttacatggacaaagcgcacccactAAGTACACCAatgattgttcgatcacttgaagcgAATAAGGACCCGTTCCGACATCCAAAAGAGGATGAGGAACTCTTTGGTCCCGAAGCACCCTATTTCAGTGCAATTGTCGCACATATGTATcatgctaatgctacaaggcctgacataacattttctgttaatttactagcaagatatatcTCTTCTCCTACACGAAGACATTGGAATGAGATTAAACatatattgcaatatttaaagaGAACTCTtaatatgggtttattttatgcTAACAAAGGTAGTGTAGATCTTGTTAGTAATGCAAATACaagttatttatctgatccccataaagctcgatctcaaatcGGGTACGTGTTTACAtgtggag ATAATTTTCCTAAAGAAGATTATTCATTTAATACTGTTGAATTTTATCTACAAGCAGCTGATGCAGAGAGGTTGCAAGTAACTCAATGA
- the LOC104232557 gene encoding uncharacterized protein: MRTKSVTGAGFFLLLILTTSHGFQSDELLVDDEEFGLEGGIRSRAADPNDVKVGSAPSSPVQSTRKRSAGSGSDSDSKIQFTLEHAFGDLDFSPAGTFTARIKSPSHGSQTQTLTKLRFSRNAFTETEKEDFKKLLKGDDFYRIRVPSKVLNLPGREYVVSSVKARCLPRDGLEEHFVIHMDGVNILAVNYGSPGACQYPRQLKLPAKWSFNSHTVLKPTEQAPRTPIFSEAVVGENGEGEEIQPPERSFWAKYWMYLIPLGLIVMNAMTQAMNMAEEQTSGQAGAQGQQAIGAQRAQSTVVRRR; this comes from the exons ATGAGAACCAAATCTGTAACTGGGGCGGGTTTCTTCCTGCTGTTGATCCTTACGACGTCACATGGGTTCCAGTCCGACGAGCTTCTCGTCGACGATGAAGAATTCGGCCTCGAAGGTGGAATCCGATCCCGTGCAGCTGATCCCAATGACGTCAAAGTAGGTTCAGCACCTTCTTCTCCTGTTCAGTCGACCCGGAAGAGGTCTGCCGGGTCGGGTTCCGATTCAGATTCGAAGATCCAGTTCACTCTAGAACATGCCTTCGGTGACTTAGATTTCTCCCCCGCCGGCACCTTCACTGCTCGCATCAAATCTCCTTCTCATGGTTCCCAG ACGCAAACGCTGACAAAGCTTCGCTTCTCCAGAAATGCTTTTACTGAAACAGAGAAGGAGGATTTCAAA AAACTTTTGAAAGGTGATGACTTTTACAGAATAAGAGTACCGTCCAAAGTATTGAACCTTCCTGGCAGAGAATATGTTGTTTCCTCGGTGAAAGCA AGGTGTCTTCCTCGGGATGGTTTGGAGGAGCACTTTGTCATACATATG GACGGTGTGAATATTTTGGCTGTTAATTATGGTTCCCCTGGTGCATGCCAATACCCTCGTCAATTGAAGCTT CCTGCAAAATGGTCCTTTAACTCGCACACAGTCCTAAAGCCTACTGAACAGGCACCCAG AACACCTATATTTTCAGAAGCTGTTGTTGGGGAGAATGGAGAGGGTGAAGAAATTCAGCCTCCAGAGAGATCTTTCTGGGCTAAATAT TGGATGTATTTGATCCCTCTCGGACTCATTGTTATGAATGCTATGACACAAGCGATGAACATGGCCGAAGAACAGACTAGCGGACAAGCAGGGGCCCAAGGACAACAGGCTATTGGAGCTCAACGTGCACAAAGTACTGTGGTACGAAGAAGATGA